A portion of the Bufo gargarizans isolate SCDJY-AF-19 chromosome 7, ASM1485885v1, whole genome shotgun sequence genome contains these proteins:
- the EFCAB12 gene encoding EF-hand calcium-binding domain-containing protein 12: protein MAREVSFQDLTTDNGPTRWKERDLSQTWFFKVACRTFGPPKSRTRQIIAPPMEKLESGAEELSGETSAASRNVFKSQADRTRRTEEPSHAGRSIADWISERKKFRNQLDNMGDVERWLQGKPELTDLERRVRDKMAEGTQAGGPMSLGNTQDMDEERSVSKSAQRRVITPIIQQPSPEALAILDYYLNQRRLRLVDLYNQTDKSKKKEISSQDLKSVRKEAKIPISDMQFDDLVVSLGSKNPNHINYKELSVGRHLWWKKTRDERKNGVSVDSAAVRCFLPPGDVHPEPSPSETLDSLMDSKWRSRQVNSVQSDSSKSRFLQVPPVSLDEMRPLSYEDMEEIGKNYRERRRRAQSNTRLLEWLEQCRLVRTGNAAVDAHALPSTLGEEVAELVEQFRRQGLQQYHKILKLCQTYGVPLTETLLERALLYPGDKLVCESEEHLQLRQPGTALRSKDDGVNNGVTSSPEVTRTVKKWKNSSETYSGPYPPEKYVKRVKRKVRGKKNDRRETVECWTTFEQFEEMSRNLRHRFPHCFYTADDDAFWPGQLLEKLCIYLPKLTDASER, encoded by the exons ATGGCCAGAGAAGTTTCCTTCCAAGACCTGACAACCGACAACGGGCCCACGAGGTGGAAGGAGCGGGACCTGTCCCAGACCTGGTTCTTTAAGGTGGCCTGCAGGACATTcggtcccccaaagtccaggacGCGCCAGATCATTGCTCCCCCCATGGAAAAACTAGAGTCGGGGGCAGAGGAACTGAGCGGAGAGACGTCTGCCGCCTCCAGGAACGTCTTCAAGTCACAAGCCGATCGGACGAGACGGACAGAAGAGCCGAGTCACGCCGGGAGAAGCATCGCAGATTGGATATCGGAGAGGAAGAAGTTCAGGAACCAACTGGACAACATGGGGGATGTGGAAAGATGGCTGCAAGGAAAACCGGAGCTGACGGATCTAGAGAGACGCGTACGGGACAAGATGGCGGAGGGGACACAGGCCGGGGGCCCGATGTCCCTAGGAAACACTCAAGACATG GATGAAGAACGCAGCGTGTCAAAGAGCGCACAGCGCCGAGtgatcacccccatcatccagCAACCCAGTCCTGAAGCCCTTGCCATACTGGACTACTACCTGAACCAGCGACGACTGCGCCTCGTAGACCTTTATAACCAGACAGACAAAAGCAAGAAGAAGGAAATCTCCAGCCAGGACCTGAAGTCTGTGAGGAAAGAG GCTAAGATACCTATCAGTGACATGCAGTTTGATGATTTGGTCGTCTCACTTGGCAGCAAAAATCCAAATCACATTAACTACAAAGAGCTTTCAGTGGGACGACATTTATGGTGGAAGAAGACAAGAGATGAGCGGAAGAATGGCGTGTCAGTCGACTCAG CTGCTGTAAGATGCTTCCTGCCGCCCGGTGATGTCCATCCTGAGCCGTCTCCTTCTGAAACTCTCGATAGCTTGATGGATTCCAAATGGAGATCTCGTCAAGTCAACAGCGTACAGAGTGACAGCAGCAAATCGCGGTTCTTACAGGTGCCCCCCGTCAGTCTGGACGAGATGAGACCCCTCAGCTACGAGGACATGGAGGAGATTGGAAAGAATTACAGGGAAAGAAGGCGAAGAGCACAG AGTAACACCCGTCTGTTAGAATGGCTGGAGCAGTGCCGCCTGGTGCGCACCGGTAATGCCGCGGTAGATGCCCATGCCCTGCCCTCTACGCTGGGAGAGGAGGTAGCGGAGCTGGTGGAGCAGTTCAGAAGACAGGGCCTGCAGCAATACCACAAGATCTTAAAACTGTGCCAAACCTATGGGGTGCCCCTGACTGAGACGCTGCTGGAACGAG CTTTATTGTATCCCGGGGACAAGCTGGTCTGTGAGTCAGAAGAACATCTGCAGCTCCGCCAGCCCGGGACAGCGCTCAGGTCCAAGGATGACGGGGTGAATAATGGAGTGACATCTTCTCCGGAGGTGACAAGAACCGTGAAGAAGTGGAAGAATTCTTCAGAAACTTA CAGCGGCCCCTATCCCCCCGAGAAATATGTCAAGAGGGTGAAGAGAAAGGTCAGAGGCAAGAAGAACGATCGGAGGGAGACAGTCGAGTGCTGGACAACATTTGAGCAATTTGAGGAAATGAGCAG GAACCTGCGACACCGATTCCCTCACTGCTTCTATACGGCTGACGATGACGCGTTTTGGCCGGGGCAGCTGCTGGAGAAGCTTTGTATCTATCTGCCCAAATTAACCGACGCGTCCGAACGCTGA
- the MBD4 gene encoding methyl-CpG-binding domain protein 4 isoform X3, whose amino-acid sequence MELQCVCVTCTPWGDHPFNLPAAAALIFPSSRERAADRKESEVPYSPNGSGANKLHPEDPGFEGLENLPDGWKKVVTQRRSGKTAGKSDVLYVSPQGTKLRSKCALIKYIVANRLRVKLEDFDFSARKRLTRQEKNGAAEGTASTEDGSAGVKSPLREDRTEALYSSGGVQDAEDDVSTVGDKEKKVNMRKDCGRKRVRSLRRASERGLKDSDKAKRPRRRSASKQEALRTQRKYNKRKGNTEHAADVINGPQLSVPSETQKPEESIDWSGNTQDQTVSCTLQQPTDTEQEEGASDSNLENSDQDPIPRSQVEKRKTSPYFSKKALSEAMEPPRRKAFSKWTPPRSPFNLVQETLFHDPWKLLIATIFLNKTSGKMAIPVLWSFLEKYPSPEVARAADWKEMSELLQPLGLYELRAKAIVRFSGASGGS is encoded by the exons atggagctgcagtGTGTATGTGTGACCTGTACcccatggggtgatcacccctttaATCTGCCTGCCGCTGCTGCTCTCATATTTCCTTCCTCCAGGGAACGAGCCGCTGATCGTAAAGAATCGGAGGTTCCGTATTCGCCGAATGGTTCGGGTGCGAATAAATTACACCCCGAAGATCCGGGTTTCGAGGGCCTGGAAAACCTTCCCGATGGCTGGAAAAAAGTCGTCACGCAGAGACGATCCGGGAAAACCGCAGGAAAATCTGACGTGTTGTATGTGAG CCCCCAAGGAACAAAGCTCAGATCTAAATGCGCTCTTATAAAATACATTGTTGCCAATCGGCTCAGGGTGAAATTAGAAGACTTTGATTTCTCTGCTCGGAAGAGGTTAACAAGGCAGGAAAAGAATGGGGCGGCCGAGGGAACCGCATCGACAGAAGATGGATCGGCCGGCGTTAAATCTCCGCTAAGAGAAGATCGGACTGAGGCTTTATACAGCAGCGGGGGGGTGCAGGACGCAGAGGACGATGTATCTACTGTAGGCGACAAGGAGAAGAAAGTCAACATGAGAAAAGATTGCGGCAGGAAAAGGGTGAGAAGTCTCAGAAGAGCATCGGAAAGAGGGTTAAAGGACAGCGACAAAGCCAAACGACCAAGAAGGCGTTCAGCATCGAAGCAGGAGGCGCTCCGAACACAAAGGAAGTATAATAAAAGGAAAGGAAACACGGAACACGCAGCGGATGTGATCAATGGCCCCCAATTATCAGTGCCCAGCGAGACTCAAAAGCCAGAGGAGTCTATAGACTGGAGTGGGAACACACAAGACCAGACCGTCTCCTGTACTTTACAGCAGCCTACTGACACTGAGCAGGAGGAAGGAGCAAGTGATTCCAACCTGGAGAACAGTGACCAAGATCCCATCCCAAGATCACAGGTGGAAAAGAGAAAGACCAGCCCGTATTTCTCCAAAAAGGCCCTAAGTGAAG CTATGGAGCCGCCTCGTAGGAAAGCCTTCTCCAAGTGGACTCCTCCTCGTTCTCCTTTTAATTTAGTCCAAGAAACGCTCTTTCACGATCCATGGAAGCTTCTCATCGCCACCATCTTCTTGAACAAGACGTCAG GAAAAATGGCTATACCTGTCCTGTGGAGTTTCCTGGAGAAGTACCCGAGCCCAGAAGTGGCCAGAGCCGCAGACTGGAAGGAGATGTCCGAGCTTCTGCAGCCGCTTGGACTCTATGAACTCCGAGCGAAGGCTATAGTCAGGTTCTCAG GTGCATCCGGAGGATCATAA
- the MBD4 gene encoding methyl-CpG-binding domain protein 4 isoform X2, which yields MIGQKTNMAAPIQDRERAADRKESEVPYSPNGSGANKLHPEDPGFEGLENLPDGWKKVVTQRRSGKTAGKSDVLYVSPQGTKLRSKCALIKYIVANRLRVKLEDFDFSARKRLTRQEKNGAAEGTASTEDGSAGVKSPLREDRTEALYSSGGVQDAEDDVSTVGDKEKKVNMRKDCGRKRVRSLRRASERGLKDSDKAKRPRRRSASKQEALRTQRKYNKRKGNTEHAADVINGPQLSVPSETQKPEESIDWSGNTQDQTVSCTLQQPTDTEQEEGASDSNLENSDQDPIPRSQVEKRKTSPYFSKKALSEAMEPPRRKAFSKWTPPRSPFNLVQETLFHDPWKLLIATIFLNKTSGKMAIPVLWSFLEKYPSPEVARAADWKEMSELLQPLGLYELRAKAIVRFSDEYLTKKWRHPIELHGIGKYGNDSYRIFCVNEWKEVHPEDHKLNKYHAWLWENKESLGLS from the exons ATGATCGGTCAGAAAACAAACATGGCGGCCCCCATCCAGGACAG GGAACGAGCCGCTGATCGTAAAGAATCGGAGGTTCCGTATTCGCCGAATGGTTCGGGTGCGAATAAATTACACCCCGAAGATCCGGGTTTCGAGGGCCTGGAAAACCTTCCCGATGGCTGGAAAAAAGTCGTCACGCAGAGACGATCCGGGAAAACCGCAGGAAAATCTGACGTGTTGTATGTGAG CCCCCAAGGAACAAAGCTCAGATCTAAATGCGCTCTTATAAAATACATTGTTGCCAATCGGCTCAGGGTGAAATTAGAAGACTTTGATTTCTCTGCTCGGAAGAGGTTAACAAGGCAGGAAAAGAATGGGGCGGCCGAGGGAACCGCATCGACAGAAGATGGATCGGCCGGCGTTAAATCTCCGCTAAGAGAAGATCGGACTGAGGCTTTATACAGCAGCGGGGGGGTGCAGGACGCAGAGGACGATGTATCTACTGTAGGCGACAAGGAGAAGAAAGTCAACATGAGAAAAGATTGCGGCAGGAAAAGGGTGAGAAGTCTCAGAAGAGCATCGGAAAGAGGGTTAAAGGACAGCGACAAAGCCAAACGACCAAGAAGGCGTTCAGCATCGAAGCAGGAGGCGCTCCGAACACAAAGGAAGTATAATAAAAGGAAAGGAAACACGGAACACGCAGCGGATGTGATCAATGGCCCCCAATTATCAGTGCCCAGCGAGACTCAAAAGCCAGAGGAGTCTATAGACTGGAGTGGGAACACACAAGACCAGACCGTCTCCTGTACTTTACAGCAGCCTACTGACACTGAGCAGGAGGAAGGAGCAAGTGATTCCAACCTGGAGAACAGTGACCAAGATCCCATCCCAAGATCACAGGTGGAAAAGAGAAAGACCAGCCCGTATTTCTCCAAAAAGGCCCTAAGTGAAG CTATGGAGCCGCCTCGTAGGAAAGCCTTCTCCAAGTGGACTCCTCCTCGTTCTCCTTTTAATTTAGTCCAAGAAACGCTCTTTCACGATCCATGGAAGCTTCTCATCGCCACCATCTTCTTGAACAAGACGTCAG GAAAAATGGCTATACCTGTCCTGTGGAGTTTCCTGGAGAAGTACCCGAGCCCAGAAGTGGCCAGAGCCGCAGACTGGAAGGAGATGTCCGAGCTTCTGCAGCCGCTTGGACTCTATGAACTCCGAGCGAAGGCTATAGTCAGGTTCTCAG ATGAATACCTGACAAAGAAGTGGCGGCACCCTATCGAGCTTCACGGAATTGGAAAATATGGGAATGACTCTTATCGCATCTTCTGCGTGAACGAGTGGAAAGAG GTGCATCCGGAGGATCATAAGCTGAATAAGTATCACGCCTGGCTGTGGGAGAACAAGGAGTCGCTGGGATTAAGCTGA
- the MBD4 gene encoding methyl-CpG-binding domain protein 4 isoform X1, with protein MELQCVCVTCTPWGDHPFNLPAAAALIFPSSRERAADRKESEVPYSPNGSGANKLHPEDPGFEGLENLPDGWKKVVTQRRSGKTAGKSDVLYVSPQGTKLRSKCALIKYIVANRLRVKLEDFDFSARKRLTRQEKNGAAEGTASTEDGSAGVKSPLREDRTEALYSSGGVQDAEDDVSTVGDKEKKVNMRKDCGRKRVRSLRRASERGLKDSDKAKRPRRRSASKQEALRTQRKYNKRKGNTEHAADVINGPQLSVPSETQKPEESIDWSGNTQDQTVSCTLQQPTDTEQEEGASDSNLENSDQDPIPRSQVEKRKTSPYFSKKALSEAMEPPRRKAFSKWTPPRSPFNLVQETLFHDPWKLLIATIFLNKTSGKMAIPVLWSFLEKYPSPEVARAADWKEMSELLQPLGLYELRAKAIVRFSDEYLTKKWRHPIELHGIGKYGNDSYRIFCVNEWKEVHPEDHKLNKYHAWLWENKESLGLS; from the exons atggagctgcagtGTGTATGTGTGACCTGTACcccatggggtgatcacccctttaATCTGCCTGCCGCTGCTGCTCTCATATTTCCTTCCTCCAGGGAACGAGCCGCTGATCGTAAAGAATCGGAGGTTCCGTATTCGCCGAATGGTTCGGGTGCGAATAAATTACACCCCGAAGATCCGGGTTTCGAGGGCCTGGAAAACCTTCCCGATGGCTGGAAAAAAGTCGTCACGCAGAGACGATCCGGGAAAACCGCAGGAAAATCTGACGTGTTGTATGTGAG CCCCCAAGGAACAAAGCTCAGATCTAAATGCGCTCTTATAAAATACATTGTTGCCAATCGGCTCAGGGTGAAATTAGAAGACTTTGATTTCTCTGCTCGGAAGAGGTTAACAAGGCAGGAAAAGAATGGGGCGGCCGAGGGAACCGCATCGACAGAAGATGGATCGGCCGGCGTTAAATCTCCGCTAAGAGAAGATCGGACTGAGGCTTTATACAGCAGCGGGGGGGTGCAGGACGCAGAGGACGATGTATCTACTGTAGGCGACAAGGAGAAGAAAGTCAACATGAGAAAAGATTGCGGCAGGAAAAGGGTGAGAAGTCTCAGAAGAGCATCGGAAAGAGGGTTAAAGGACAGCGACAAAGCCAAACGACCAAGAAGGCGTTCAGCATCGAAGCAGGAGGCGCTCCGAACACAAAGGAAGTATAATAAAAGGAAAGGAAACACGGAACACGCAGCGGATGTGATCAATGGCCCCCAATTATCAGTGCCCAGCGAGACTCAAAAGCCAGAGGAGTCTATAGACTGGAGTGGGAACACACAAGACCAGACCGTCTCCTGTACTTTACAGCAGCCTACTGACACTGAGCAGGAGGAAGGAGCAAGTGATTCCAACCTGGAGAACAGTGACCAAGATCCCATCCCAAGATCACAGGTGGAAAAGAGAAAGACCAGCCCGTATTTCTCCAAAAAGGCCCTAAGTGAAG CTATGGAGCCGCCTCGTAGGAAAGCCTTCTCCAAGTGGACTCCTCCTCGTTCTCCTTTTAATTTAGTCCAAGAAACGCTCTTTCACGATCCATGGAAGCTTCTCATCGCCACCATCTTCTTGAACAAGACGTCAG GAAAAATGGCTATACCTGTCCTGTGGAGTTTCCTGGAGAAGTACCCGAGCCCAGAAGTGGCCAGAGCCGCAGACTGGAAGGAGATGTCCGAGCTTCTGCAGCCGCTTGGACTCTATGAACTCCGAGCGAAGGCTATAGTCAGGTTCTCAG ATGAATACCTGACAAAGAAGTGGCGGCACCCTATCGAGCTTCACGGAATTGGAAAATATGGGAATGACTCTTATCGCATCTTCTGCGTGAACGAGTGGAAAGAG GTGCATCCGGAGGATCATAAGCTGAATAAGTATCACGCCTGGCTGTGGGAGAACAAGGAGTCGCTGGGATTAAGCTGA